The following coding sequences lie in one Vitis vinifera cultivar Pinot Noir 40024 chromosome 19, ASM3070453v1 genomic window:
- the LOC104877488 gene encoding uncharacterized protein LOC104877488, with translation MAESPDAILEERRELMVSPTGGNPTRRIAHFLKPSTTSINGLPSRPISSRIPGGESQKWPLKVSFHGWKYQNSNWKLWVEALHSAHHSTWKKAGIYEGIMGSVYEIRRVDDLVYGVTAKWCPETNTFVFPWGEATVTLEDVMILGGFPVLGESVSAPLEDKEMLETEEKLIAERLQVTRTKAQKACQSGWMNRWMGTGNQIEHEAFLSMWVSRFVLPTKSNSTIEKHVFSIAIRLARGIPVALGPAVLVSIYRDLSLLKQTTVALTKMGNNEKKDNVFALSLLAPLRFVQVWVWERFPALRPQPKPKELGEPRLARWHKMKGRRVENVGLALDLAGDSFEWRPYARAVGNWDFPKFYGEREEWVLVGSGLDQELQAFARFLRVCKLVGVDDSMEWYFPHRVGMQFGMDQDLPGYVHPCNGTPEVAWNNYSKPINGVKLYIPSRFFEADVTTRYLEWWNPLLKKEGDDALVPPGFPAKHNWVDAGEGNDALDHSGFCAKHSRMDAGDSSDEDRMTVGAMLKSIRNLKCVGKNSATPSLSTSKTGGVRNESLINCVNNIFQGVAASEKTIENANESSERTTAMAGGLGRAREDANRNNSESAAMVGGAEEAMEKENESNVGSPVMVGESEKAMEDAIRSSEKNAATMSGLEKAIEDANKIKEKRVMSGIGTIEIPGLDLEARICKLERVVAGLKAARFH, from the coding sequence ATGGCTGAATCTCCAGACGCCATCCTGGAAGAGAGGAGGGAGTTGATGGTGTCTCCAACTGGGGGCAACCCAACTCGCAGAATCGCCCATTTTCTCAAACCCTCAACCACTTCCATCAATGGCCTCCCTTCACGTCCTATTTCTTCTCGAATTCCAGGTGGGGAGTCCCAGAAGTGGCCGCTGAAGGTCTCCTTTCACGGGTGGAAATACCAGAACAGCAATTGGAAACTGTGGGTCGAGGCATTGCATTCTGCCCACcattcaacatggaagaagGCTGGGATTTATGAGGGAATCATGGGTTCCGTGTACGAGATTCGAAGAGTCGACGATTTGGTTTATGGGGTTACGGCGAAATGGTGCCCAGAGACCAACACCTTCGTGTTTCCTTGGGGTGAAGCCACTGTCACGCTTGAAGATGTGATGATCTTGGGGGGTTTCCCCGTTCTTGGAGAGTCTGTTTCAGCCCCTCTTGAAGACAAGGAAATGCTGGAAACCGAAGAGAAACTCATCGCAGAGAGACTGCAAGTCACTAGAACCAAAGCCCAAAAGGCCTGTCAGAGTGGTTGGATGAATCGGTGGATGGGCACAGGGAACCAAATTGAACACGAAGCTTTCCTCTCCATGTGGGTTTCAAGGTTTGTTCTTCCTACAAAGTCAAATTCCACCATTGAAAAGCATGTATTTTCCATAGCGATTAGACTAGCTAGAGGGATCCCAGTTGCCCTTGGGCCTGCTGTCTTAGTAAGCATTTACCGGGATTTGAGCTTGTTGAAACAGACTACTGTGGCTCTaaccaaaatgggaaacaaTGAGAAGAAAGACAATGTCTTTGCCCTGTCACTTCTGGCCCCTCTTCGGTTTGTCCAGGTTTGGGTATGGGAGAGGTTTCCGGCTTTGAGACCACAGCCAAAACCAAAGGAATTGGGGGAACCCAGGCTTGCTCGATGGCACAAAATGAAGGGTCGTAGAGTTGAGAATGTTGGGCTGGCCCTGGACTTGGCGGGGGATAGTTTTGAGTGGAGACCTTATGCCAGAGCAGTGGGTAACTGGGATTTTCCTAAGTTTTATGGAGAAAGGGAAGAGTGGGTGCTGGTGGGCTCTGGCCTGGACCAAGAGTTGCAGGCCTTTGCTCGGTTCTTGAGGGTCTGCAAGCTGGTTGGAGTTGATGACTCTATGGAATGGTACTTCCCACATCGGGTGGGAATGCAATTTGGAATGGATCAAGATCTTCCGGGTTATGTTCACCCTTGTAATGGGACTCCTGAAGTTGCTTGGAACAATTATAGCAAACCCATTAATGGTGTGAAGTTGTACATTCCATCCCGGTTCTTTGAGGCAGATGTTACCACCAGATACCTGGAGTGGTGGAATCCATTACTAAAGAAGGAAGGTGATGATGCCCTTGTTCCTCCTGGTTTTCCTGCAAAACATAATTGGGTGGATGCAGGAGAAGGCAATGATGCCCTCGATCATTCTGGTTTTTGTGCAAAACATAGTAGGATGGATGCAGGAGATTCTAGTGATGAAGATAGAATGACAGTTGGAGCGATGTTGAAGTCCATTAGAAACCTTAAATGTGTTGGGAAGAATTCAGCGACTCCATCATTGTCAACCTCCAAGACCGGAGGTGTAAGAAATGAGTCACTGATAAATTgtgtaaataatatttttcaaggTGTAGCTGCATCAgaaaaaaccatagaaaatgcAAATGAGAGCAGTGAGAGAACTACAGCTATGGCAGGAGGATTGGGAAGAGCCAGAGAAGATGCCAATAGGAATAATTCAGAGAGTGCGGCTATGGTGGGAGGGGCAGAGGAAGcgatggaaaaagaaaatgagagtaATGTGGGGAGTCCAGTTATGGTGGGAGAATCAGAAAAGGCCATGGAAGATGCAATCAGGAGTAGTGAAAAGAATGCGGCAACGATGAGTGGATTAGAGAAAGCCATAGAAGATGCAAATAAGATAAAGGAGAAGAGAGTGATGAGTGGCATTGGTACTATTGAGATCCCGGGACTGGATCTTGAAGCTCGAATATGCAAGCTTGAGAGGGTGGTTGCTGGGCTTAAAGCTGCAAGATTTCATTAG